In Chitinophaga nivalis, a single genomic region encodes these proteins:
- a CDS encoding response regulator transcription factor translates to MKTRILFAEDETDLGNVVRQYLEVMDFAVDWHTNGRDALAAFRKQPGEYDILLLDVSLPLLDGFQLANEVLQLAPHTFFIFLTARKEKNDRLHGLKIGADDYITKPFDIDELVLRIRNIIKRRDGGSFPLPLTSKLEAGDILFLKDALKLVIRHQPEIMLTPREAELLEYLFRHQNKVVKREDILVQLWGDNDYFLGRSLDVFISRLRKLLVHSEQVSIENVYGVGYVFKVV, encoded by the coding sequence ATGAAAACAAGGATTTTATTTGCGGAAGATGAAACTGACCTGGGTAACGTCGTGCGGCAATACCTGGAGGTGATGGACTTTGCAGTAGATTGGCACACCAATGGCCGGGATGCACTGGCTGCATTTCGCAAACAACCCGGTGAATATGATATACTATTGCTGGATGTAAGCCTGCCACTGCTGGATGGTTTTCAGCTGGCCAATGAAGTATTGCAGCTAGCGCCGCATACTTTTTTTATTTTCCTGACTGCCCGTAAAGAAAAAAACGATCGGTTACATGGATTGAAAATTGGCGCCGACGACTATATTACCAAACCCTTTGACATTGATGAGCTGGTACTGCGTATCAGAAATATTATCAAAAGGAGAGACGGCGGCAGTTTCCCATTGCCGCTTACCTCCAAGCTGGAGGCAGGAGATATCCTGTTTCTGAAAGACGCGCTGAAACTAGTCATCCGGCATCAGCCAGAGATCATGCTGACGCCGCGGGAAGCAGAACTACTGGAATACCTGTTTCGCCATCAGAACAAAGTAGTGAAACGGGAAGATATTCTCGTACAGCTATGGGGAGATAATGACTATTTTCTGGGCAGAAGCCTGGATGTGTTTATCTCCAGACTGCGTAAGTTGTTGGTACATTCGGAGCAGGTGAGTATTGAAAATGTGTATGGAGTGGGGTATGTTTTTAAGGTGGTATGA
- a CDS encoding DUF1493 family protein, with amino-acid sequence MDKPFSKLKDFVIRQAHIDNEEITSETMLEDDLGITGDDAVEFIIAFGKVFNVDVSHFMAAEYFEPEGDIIIPAIMRFLTGKKKKATKKLTVGHLEKATVAGRLDENIINS; translated from the coding sequence ATGGATAAGCCATTCAGTAAATTAAAAGACTTTGTAATCAGGCAAGCTCATATTGATAACGAAGAGATTACCTCAGAAACAATGCTAGAAGACGATCTTGGAATAACGGGCGATGATGCCGTAGAATTCATAATCGCCTTTGGGAAAGTATTTAATGTAGACGTTTCTCATTTTATGGCCGCAGAATATTTTGAACCAGAAGGAGATATAATCATACCTGCTATCATGCGGTTTTTAACCGGTAAAAAAAAGAAGGCAACCAAAAAACTAACTGTTGGACATTTAGAAAAAGCTACAGTTGCAGGTAGGTTAGATGAAAATATTATCAATAGCTGA